In Candidatus Binatia bacterium, the genomic window GGTCGAATATCCTTCCGCGGAAAGAATTTGAGCCAGACTCCTCAGATCTTCGGGCGGCTGATCTTCGACGTGCACCCCCCAGACCCCATGCGTGCACGGGGAGGCCCCGGTCAGCATGGTCATATGGGAGGGCGGCGTGGAACTCGCCGGAGCCCGAGCGGTTTCGAAACGAACACCACGGGCCGCCAGCGCCGTCATGCGAGGCGTGGTGGGTCGCGCCGCACCATAGGCCGACATCCGATCCGAGCGCAGCGTATCCAGCGAGATCAGGAGAACGTTCTTCCCCTCCGGGCGGGGGGCTTCCGTATGCAGGAAACGAGGCGCGCCGAGCACGACCGAGTCTCCCCCCTCAGCCGTGCCGGCCTCAAGTGGCCGCGCCACCATGCGAAGCGTCACTACCTGACCTGCCAGGGAACCCGCGCGAAGCCGAAAATCCTGCCAACCAGCAGTCTCGACCCGCCGCGACTCAACCGGCAAGGTTTTCCTATCCGATGTGCGTATCGATACGCGCAGCTCCCATGATTCGTCAGACGCCGGCAGACCGAAGGAAGCCAGCAGACTCGCGTTCGGAGGGACGCGAAGGTCAGGAATTTCCCAGACGCCCGGCTGCACCAGCAAAGGCTCTTCCTCGGCAATTACCGGGCGAGTCTGATGTGCCACCTCGGCCAATCGTGTCGGCACCAGAGGTGCCCCCAGAACCTCTAACGCCGCGGCCTCGAGCGGCCCCGACAGAAGCAGAAGGACCACACACAGAAAACGAAATCGATTATCCAACCCAGGCCTCCAGAACTCGTGCCAGCAAGCCGCGGGCCTCCGGCCACCGTCGTTTCAGCTCGCCCATCTCCTCTGCTGACAGCCCCCCGCCGGGTACCCCGGGAAGAATAGCGGGTGCATCGAGCTGCTCGAGCCGGTATCCGGAGGTCAGCAAGCGCATCGAGAAATCCGCGGCACTCGCGTTGTCCCCCAGACGCTCCTCGAGGCCGCCGACCCGGAGAAAGACCCGGCGGCGAATCAGCATCCCGTTAAAGGACATCCGAGAGAGTCGCTCCGTCTCCCCCGCCTCCTCAGCGCCCTCGGCCAGACCCAGTGCGCCGATTTGCCGATCTCCGTATATCGCGCGCAGTCCTGCCTCCAGCCAATCGGTTCCGGTCGGCAATTGTCCTGATCGCAGGAAGACCAGAACTTCGGTCGACGAGGCGCGGACCGCCATCGCGAGCCCCGACATCGACGGACCTCGGGGGTCGCGGACCAGGGAAATTTCACCCGCAGTCTCGCGCCCGAGAAGCTCCGCAAAGCCCGCGCCTTCCTCGGGATCAATCACCACTGCGATATCATAGGCCGCAAGCCCGCGAGCCTCGCGCAGCTCCTGGATCGTCTCCTCGAGGCGCGAGCGATCCTTTGCCGCATCCACAACGATGGCAAGGCTCGCCTTCTCGAGAACGGAAGGGAGGTGAGCGCCCGCATCTTCGGCTTGCGCAAAATCGTGGATCAGACGAAGACGCTCGCTGGTATCGGCGAGCAATCGGGTCGTAGCCCGATCGGCAGCCACAAGATCCTGCGCGACCCGGACCAATGCGCGCTCGTCATCAGGATGAAAGGCGCGCTCCGGGCCCGCGAAAAGGATCGGCGCGGGCTTGTCGTAGATCACCCGGGCGCCTGCGGCAGCGGCCTCACGCGCAAAGGCCACACACTCAGGCGCTGGCAAAAGGATCAGCACACGCAACCGCGCGTCGGAGCGGCTCAACCAATCGCGCCAGACCGCAATGCCGAACGAAACCCGCTCAGCGGGAACCGGCGGCGCCTCGAGCTCCTCGGGGGCACTCCAGAAGAGAACCCGGCCCGGAGCCTCCAGACCGGATAACCATCCCCGGGCCCGGAGCGAGACCTCCCGGCAGGGCGCAAGGACCAGCCATTCTTCGGGCACCACCTCTCTAGGAACCGAGGGCTCGTGAACTTCCTTCGCCCCGCCGTCTCGGAACCGGAGCCGCCGCCACCAACTCCCGCTCATGAGGAGGGCCCTTTCGACAGTCCACCCCAGGGGCCGGGCCGCAAGAGCTCGGGGCTGTCCGTAAAGAATTCATTCAATCGAGGTTCCGAGGCCAGCTCATCCCCGGCTTCCCGGATCTCGATCGCCAATTCGCAGGCGAAGGGTCGCACTTGCGGCAAGCCGGAATCCACCAAAGCCAGCAGTAAAAGCCGCAAGGCTTCGCCCGCACTCGCGCCCGCCGATTCGATCCGTTCCCGCCAACCGGCAAGACCATCTCTGCGCAGAGCCCGAACCAAAGCCAGCGCTCGCTCGCCTTCGCTCGCGCTCGTTACGGCACCGCTTTGATTGGCGCCGTGCCAGCGCACCTGCACCAAACGATCGGGAAAGCGATGAAGGTCGCCGCGCGAAGCCAGGCGCAACCACAGGTCGTAGTCCTGAGCGATGCGCATCGAGGGATCGAAGCCCCCGGCCTCAAGCGCCGCCTCTCGCGAGAATAAACCACAGGGCGCCGAAAGGCAGTTGCGATCCAGCAAATCGATCGCCACCTGAGGGCCCGTGGCGGTGGGCATATCAAACCATGCCTGAGGAGCGGGGTCCGGTAGCGACCGTAAATCCGCATCCACGACCTCGGGTAGACAGAACGATGCGACGCTGCCCGCCGCCGCGGCCAATTGCCTTGCCAGGCAGCCGGGCAAGAGGCGGTCGTCCGAGGGAAGGAATTTCACCCAGCGTCCGCGAGCCTCGGAGAGAGCCCGATTCAGAGCACGCGAGAGCCCCCGGTTTTCTTGTAAAAACACCCGTAAACGAGGGTCTTCGACCGCCTGAATCCGGGCCGGAGAGCCATCGGTTGAACCATCGTCGACGACGATGACCTCGAGCGAAACGCCCTCCTGCAACAGGCAGCTCCGAATCGCCCCCTCGACGAACAACGCGTGATTGTAGCTCGAGACCAGAACACTGATATCCGGCCCTGGCTGGTTGGCGTCCTTTTGCACATATTGGTTTTGGCAGACTCGGCGACACCATGCATACGAACGCCACAGAAGTCTCTCAGGATCGCGCGGGTTCGCGGCTCTGCCCACCGCCGGGCCGGCATTTGCCGCAAAGGTCGGAGCTCGATCCAGTCGACTCAGTCGGTCGCGGTATCCCGGATCGCGCCGACAACGATATCCACCATCGGCTCCCAGGACGCGGCTGCCGAAGCAGCGGTAATCGACGCGTCGGAGAATTTCTTGCCGTCGAGAACCTCGCGCAGGGCCTCCCCCAGAGCC contains:
- a CDS encoding glycosyltransferase, giving the protein MQKDANQPGPDISVLVSSYNHALFVEGAIRSCLLQEGVSLEVIVVDDGSTDGSPARIQAVEDPRLRVFLQENRGLSRALNRALSEARGRWVKFLPSDDRLLPGCLARQLAAAAGSVASFCLPEVVDADLRSLPDPAPQAWFDMPTATGPQVAIDLLDRNCLSAPCGLFSREAALEAGGFDPSMRIAQDYDLWLRLASRGDLHRFPDRLVQVRWHGANQSGAVTSASEGERALALVRALRRDGLAGWRERIESAGASAGEALRLLLLALVDSGLPQVRPFACELAIEIREAGDELASEPRLNEFFTDSPELLRPGPWGGLSKGPSS